The Methylomicrobium lacus LW14 genome window below encodes:
- a CDS encoding cytochrome-c peroxidase: protein MFKLRALATALALASSVSVAWALEALPTEAPAPADNPTTETKVELGKQLYHDPRLSSTGTVACASCHNTMLGGEDNRPNSMGVNGQTGGRSAPTVWNAAFNKVQFWDGRAASLEDQAAGPVTNPIEMGMKSWDDVVARLKTIEGYQEAFATAFPGGEISKDTATKAIAAYERTLITPNSAYDKYAGGDTSALTEQQIRGMNKAVELGCTSCHSGPAFNGGGAFQKFPVHENGYFEAQYHFMKDKGVAEVSKNPADEHLFKVPTLRNVALTAPYFHNGSVKSLDQAVKVMAKLQLDKDLAKGDVDDIVAFLNALTGEFPKQTMPHLPGTPGKTFN from the coding sequence ATGTTTAAATTACGTGCGCTGGCGACGGCGCTGGCTTTAGCGAGTTCTGTTTCAGTGGCTTGGGCGCTCGAAGCATTGCCGACCGAGGCGCCTGCTCCGGCCGACAATCCGACCACCGAAACCAAGGTCGAACTGGGTAAACAGCTCTATCACGACCCGCGTTTGTCATCCACCGGCACCGTGGCTTGCGCTTCCTGCCACAATACGATGCTGGGCGGCGAAGACAACCGGCCGAATTCTATGGGCGTGAACGGTCAAACCGGAGGCCGCAGCGCGCCGACGGTCTGGAATGCGGCCTTCAACAAGGTGCAGTTCTGGGACGGACGTGCGGCCAGCCTCGAAGATCAAGCGGCAGGACCCGTGACCAATCCGATCGAGATGGGCATGAAGAGCTGGGATGATGTGGTGGCCCGCTTGAAGACGATCGAAGGTTACCAAGAGGCTTTTGCCACCGCATTCCCGGGCGGCGAGATTTCCAAGGATACCGCGACCAAGGCGATCGCCGCTTATGAAAGAACGTTGATTACCCCGAACAGCGCTTACGACAAATATGCCGGCGGCGATACCTCGGCGCTGACCGAACAGCAGATTCGCGGCATGAACAAGGCGGTGGAACTCGGTTGCACCAGTTGCCATAGCGGACCGGCATTCAACGGCGGCGGTGCGTTCCAGAAGTTCCCTGTGCATGAAAACGGTTATTTCGAAGCGCAATATCATTTCATGAAAGACAAGGGCGTCGCCGAAGTCTCGAAGAATCCGGCCGACGAACATTTGTTCAAAGTGCCGACATTGCGTAACGTCGCGTTGACCGCGCCTTATTTCCACAACGGTTCGGTCAAATCGCTGGACCAAGCGGTCAAGGTGATGGCTAAACTGCAATTGGACAAGGATTTGGCGAAGGGCGACGTGGATGATATCGTTGCTTTCCTGAATGCGCTGACCGGCGAGTTCCCGAAACAAACGATGCCGCATCTGCCAGGCACGCCAGGCAAAACGTTCAATTAA
- the sucD gene encoding succinate--CoA ligase subunit alpha — protein sequence MAIFINENTRIIVQGFTGKIGSFHAEDMIKYGSNVVGGVTPGKGGQTHLGRPVFNTVKEAVQKAGAEASIVFVPPAFAADSIMEAADAGIKYCVSITDGIPTQDMMQVKNFLRRFPKEERMILTGPNCAGTISPGRSMLGIMPGHIYMQGNVGIVGRSGTLGYEAADQMKRLGIGVSTSVGIGGDPINGSSHRDILEQFEQDPETKVVLMIGEIGGPQEVEAGLFAKEHMTKPVIAYIAGLTAPEGRRMGHAGAIISSAGEGAAEKVAMLRELGVTICPTPAAMGATVAEVLAKL from the coding sequence ATGGCAATTTTTATCAACGAAAACACACGCATCATCGTTCAGGGCTTCACCGGCAAGATCGGCTCGTTTCATGCCGAAGACATGATTAAATACGGCTCCAATGTCGTCGGCGGCGTGACGCCGGGCAAGGGCGGCCAAACCCATCTGGGCCGGCCGGTGTTCAATACGGTCAAGGAAGCGGTGCAAAAAGCCGGCGCGGAAGCCAGCATCGTGTTCGTGCCGCCGGCTTTCGCGGCCGATTCGATCATGGAAGCGGCCGACGCGGGCATTAAATATTGCGTTTCGATCACCGACGGCATCCCGACCCAGGACATGATGCAGGTCAAAAATTTTCTGCGCCGTTTTCCGAAAGAAGAACGCATGATCCTGACCGGCCCGAACTGCGCCGGCACGATCAGCCCCGGCCGCTCGATGCTCGGCATCATGCCTGGCCATATCTACATGCAGGGCAACGTCGGCATCGTCGGCCGTTCCGGTACCTTGGGTTATGAAGCGGCCGACCAGATGAAACGCCTCGGCATCGGCGTCTCGACCTCGGTCGGCATCGGCGGCGACCCGATCAACGGCTCATCGCACCGCGATATTCTCGAACAATTCGAGCAAGATCCCGAGACCAAGGTCGTGCTGATGATCGGCGAAATCGGCGGCCCGCAAGAAGTCGAAGCCGGCCTGTTCGCGAAAGAACACATGACCAAGCCGGTCATCGCCTATATCGCGGGCCTGACCGCGCCGGAAGGTCGCCGCATGGGTCATGCCGGCGCGATCATTTCCTCGGCCGGCGAAGGCGCGGCCGAAAAAGTCGCGATGTTGAGGGAACTCGGCGTCACGATCTGCCCGACGCCGGCGGCGATGGGTGCGACCGTGGCCGAGGTGTTGGCGAAGCTGTAA
- a CDS encoding malate--CoA ligase subunit beta, which translates to MDIHEYQAKEILQGYGVKIAEGGLAYSPEDAVQRAREIGGHLWVVKAQIHSGARGKAGGIKICKSHDEVEAAADSLLGKRLRTHQTGPAGKVCNRLYIEAGTDIAKELYFCLLVDRSAERIVMIGSAEGGMDIEELAKTRPEAITKIYIEPAVGLLDYQAREMAFALGLDAEIISHAVKTIKGCYKALRENDCSMLEINPLVITRSNELIALDAKMGFDDNALFRQLKIAELRDKTQEDPREMAAADRGLSYVGLDGDIGCMINGAGLAMATMDMIKLAGGEPANFLDVGGGASAERTEKAFRLVLADKNVKAMLVNIFAGINRCDWIAEGVVHAVKKIDMQVPLIVRLSGTHVEEGQRIIRESGLPIITADTLAEAAEKAVQARNQAVAKAAQA; encoded by the coding sequence GTGGATATTCATGAGTATCAGGCGAAAGAAATTTTACAGGGCTACGGCGTAAAGATCGCCGAGGGCGGCCTGGCGTACAGCCCGGAAGACGCGGTACAGCGCGCCCGCGAAATCGGCGGTCATCTGTGGGTGGTCAAGGCGCAGATTCATTCAGGCGCGCGCGGCAAGGCCGGCGGTATCAAGATCTGCAAGAGCCATGACGAAGTCGAGGCGGCCGCGGACAGCCTGCTCGGCAAACGTCTGCGTACGCATCAGACCGGCCCTGCCGGCAAGGTCTGCAACCGCCTGTATATCGAGGCGGGCACTGACATCGCGAAGGAACTGTATTTCTGCCTGCTGGTCGATCGCAGCGCCGAGCGAATCGTGATGATCGGTTCGGCCGAGGGCGGCATGGACATCGAGGAGCTGGCGAAGACCCGGCCCGAGGCGATCACCAAGATTTACATCGAACCGGCGGTCGGCCTGCTCGACTATCAGGCGCGCGAAATGGCCTTCGCGTTGGGCCTGGATGCCGAAATCATCAGTCACGCGGTCAAGACCATCAAGGGCTGCTACAAGGCGCTGCGCGAGAACGATTGCAGCATGCTCGAAATCAATCCGCTGGTGATTACCCGCAGCAACGAGCTGATTGCATTGGACGCGAAGATGGGCTTCGATGACAACGCCCTGTTCCGGCAGCTGAAAATTGCCGAACTGCGCGACAAAACCCAGGAAGATCCGCGCGAAATGGCGGCGGCCGATCGCGGCTTGAGCTATGTCGGCCTCGACGGCGATATCGGTTGCATGATCAACGGCGCGGGCCTCGCGATGGCGACGATGGACATGATCAAGCTGGCCGGCGGCGAACCTGCGAACTTTCTCGACGTCGGCGGCGGCGCCTCCGCGGAGCGTACCGAAAAAGCCTTCCGCCTGGTGTTGGCCGACAAGAACGTGAAAGCGATGCTGGTCAATATCTTTGCCGGCATCAACCGCTGCGACTGGATCGCCGAGGGCGTCGTGCATGCGGTCAAGAAAATCGACATGCAGGTGCCGTTGATCGTGCGCCTGTCCGGCACCCATGTCGAGGAAGGTCAACGCATCATCAGAGAAAGCGGCCTGCCGATCATTACCGCCGACACGTTGGCCGAGGCGGCAGAGAAAGCAGTGCAGGCGCGTAATCAGGCGGTCGCGAAAGCCGCGCAAGCATAA
- a CDS encoding HpcH/HpaI aldolase/citrate lyase family protein, translated as MSHTLYTASVQRVQRCELAVPGSNPGMFEKALKSGVDFIFLDLEDAVAPDDKLQARKNVIEAINDLDWKGHGITLSVRINGLDTQYMVRDVVDLVEQAGAKIDTILIPKVGVYGDVYMVEAMLNQLEMQQGLKNKIGIEALIETALGMANVEDIARQGALGRLEALHFGVADYAASNRARTVNIGGLNPDYPGDQWHAAISRMTVACRAYGLRPIDGPFGDLKDPEGFRQAARRAAALGCEGKWAIHPSQIELANEVFTPPAAEVEKAKRILVALQEAAAQGKGAASLDGRLIDAASERMANNVVRAAEAIAAKTK; from the coding sequence ATGAGTCACACTTTATATACGGCGTCGGTACAGCGCGTTCAACGCTGCGAACTGGCAGTTCCCGGTTCCAATCCCGGCATGTTCGAAAAAGCTTTGAAAAGCGGTGTGGACTTCATTTTTCTCGATCTGGAAGATGCGGTCGCGCCCGACGACAAATTGCAGGCGCGCAAGAATGTGATCGAAGCGATCAACGATCTGGACTGGAAAGGCCACGGCATTACCTTGTCGGTGCGGATCAACGGTCTGGATACCCAGTACATGGTGCGCGACGTGGTCGACCTGGTCGAACAGGCCGGCGCCAAGATCGACACGATCCTGATCCCGAAGGTCGGCGTTTACGGCGATGTGTACATGGTCGAGGCGATGCTGAACCAGCTGGAAATGCAGCAAGGGCTCAAAAACAAGATCGGCATCGAAGCGTTGATCGAAACCGCGCTCGGCATGGCCAATGTCGAAGACATCGCCAGACAAGGCGCCTTGGGTCGCCTGGAAGCGCTGCATTTCGGCGTCGCCGATTATGCGGCCAGCAACCGCGCGCGCACGGTCAATATCGGCGGCCTGAATCCGGATTATCCGGGCGACCAGTGGCATGCGGCGATCAGCCGGATGACCGTGGCCTGCCGTGCTTACGGCCTGCGTCCGATCGACGGGCCGTTCGGCGATCTGAAAGACCCGGAAGGTTTCAGACAGGCCGCACGGCGCGCCGCCGCGCTCGGCTGCGAAGGCAAGTGGGCGATCCATCCGTCGCAAATCGAACTGGCCAATGAGGTCTTTACCCCGCCGGCCGCCGAAGTCGAAAAGGCCAAACGCATTCTGGTGGCCTTGCAGGAAGCGGCCGCTCAAGGCAAAGGCGCGGCCTCGCTGGACGGACGCCTGATCGATGCGGCCTCCGAAAGAATGGCGAACAATGTCGTAAGAGCGGCCGAAGCGATTGCCGCGAAAACCAAATAA